From one Rhizobium sp. CIAT894 genomic stretch:
- a CDS encoding MBL fold metallo-hydrolase has translation MINRRTTLKTIAAAAAIMIPLATSGVAQEKSPLSWTAFRTTEAGFLRAPVLVTGKTEAVLIDSSFSYSDGKAIADAIKASGKHLTTIYITTNDPDYYFGLAPVHQAFPDARILAAPDTVALMRKKAEGKIKAWSPVLGDNGPKSVSDLVFPEASDISTLSVDGEKLEIVTAPDLKDRGRYIWVPSLHAVFGGVPVFGGMYPWVADLPTVEERKAWLAALDDILARKPKIVVPGHGTPSWPMDASGVSYTRDYLIAFDAAAAKAADSKALIAAMKKLYPDAAMPVSLELGAKVAKGEMTWQ, from the coding sequence ATGATCAACAGACGCACCACCCTCAAGACGATCGCCGCAGCAGCGGCTATCATGATCCCGCTCGCCACATCCGGCGTGGCGCAGGAGAAGTCTCCACTGTCATGGACGGCGTTCAGGACGACCGAAGCGGGCTTCCTGCGCGCGCCGGTGCTCGTGACCGGGAAGACGGAGGCCGTCCTCATCGACTCGAGCTTCAGCTATTCGGACGGCAAGGCCATCGCCGATGCCATCAAGGCGAGCGGCAAGCACCTGACCACGATCTACATCACCACCAACGATCCCGACTATTACTTCGGCCTCGCGCCCGTCCATCAGGCCTTTCCGGATGCTCGCATTCTCGCTGCTCCCGACACCGTCGCACTGATGCGGAAGAAGGCCGAAGGCAAGATCAAGGCCTGGTCGCCTGTTCTCGGCGACAATGGTCCGAAGTCGGTCTCCGATCTCGTATTCCCGGAAGCGAGCGACATCAGCACGCTCTCCGTTGATGGCGAGAAGCTCGAAATCGTCACCGCGCCGGATCTGAAGGATCGCGGCCGCTATATCTGGGTTCCGTCGCTCCATGCCGTGTTCGGCGGTGTGCCTGTCTTCGGCGGCATGTATCCCTGGGTCGCCGATCTCCCGACTGTCGAAGAACGAAAAGCATGGCTCGCCGCGCTTGATGACATCCTCGCCCGCAAGCCCAAGATCGTCGTACCGGGTCACGGCACTCCCAGCTGGCCGATGGATGCTTCCGGCGTCAGCTACACGCGCGATTACCTGATCGCATTCGACGCCGCGGCAGCCAAGGCCGCGGACTCCAAGGCATTGATCGCAGCGATGAAGAAACTCTATCCCGACGCCGCCATGCCGGTTTCGTTGGAACTAGGGGCGAAAGTCGCCAAGGGCGAAATGACCTGGCAGTGA